One Streptomyces sp. 840.1 genomic window, GCCTCGCCCATCAGCCTGCGCGCCCACAGCGCGAGCCGGCCGCCGAGCCTCGGGTCGGCCTCGATCGCGGCGCGCACCTTCTCGACGGCGAAGTTGCCGTGTCCGGTGTCGTCGAGGACGGCGAGCACCAGGGAACGGGTGTCCGAATCGAGCCGGGCCGCGACCTCACGGTAGAAGTCACTGGCGATCGAGTCACCGACATAGGCCTTGACCAGGCCTTCCAGCCAGTCGGACGGCGCGGTCTGGCGGTGGAAGTCGTCGAGCGCCTTGGCGAACGGCTCCATCGCGGCGGTCGGCTCCACCTCGATCGCCGTCAGCCGGTCGGTCAGCCGCTCGAAGTGGTGGAACTCCGCGGACGCCATCTTCGCCAGGGCCGCCTTGTCACCCAGCGTCGGCGCGAGTTTCGCGTCCTCGGCGAGCCGCTCGAAGGCCGCCAGCTCCCCGTAGGCGAGTGCTCCCAGCAGGTCCACGACGGCGGCGCGGTACTGCGGCTCCGTGGCCGCGGTGGCCCAGTCCTGGTCGGCAATTCGGGTGGATGCGGGGGTTTCCGTGGCGTTGTCAGGCGTCTCCATGGAGCGCAGAATAGCCCGCCCGCCGGGGGGTGGACGGGTCCGCCCGCAGACTGACGTCACACCGTTCCGATGAATTCGCCCAACACAGATGCGCGAATCCGGGGTACAGTGGTATTGCGCTTACTGAGCATTTTGCAACTGCTCGTGGCGCGAAATTGAATGAGGATGCCCGGTCGGTGGCCCGATCGGCTCCGACCCGACAGCCCTCCACGCGAGGCGTACGCCACGTACGACCGCAGATGAGGGGCCCCCTCAGCGGCACGAGCGCTCGAGCGACGGCAGTGGTCCCGCGCCACCCGGCCCATCCACGGCCGGATGACCAACCCCGGCACGGTACGACCCCCTTCGTTCGCCTCGGACCGCGTTTCACAGAAGAGGCAATACCCTGACTACGTTCCGAGACCTCGGGATTCTTCCCGAGACGGCCGAGGCCCTTGAGTCCGTCGGCATCATGTCCCCCTTCCCCATCCAGGAGATGACGCTC contains:
- a CDS encoding ferritin-like fold-containing protein, whose protein sequence is METPDNATETPASTRIADQDWATAATEPQYRAAVVDLLGALAYGELAAFERLAEDAKLAPTLGDKAALAKMASAEFHHFERLTDRLTAIEVEPTAAMEPFAKALDDFHRQTAPSDWLEGLVKAYVGDSIASDFYREVAARLDSDTRSLVLAVLDDTGHGNFAVEKVRAAIEADPRLGGRLALWARRLMGEALSQAQRVVADRDALSTMLVGGVADGFDLAEVGRMFSRITEAHTKRMATLGLAA